In Pseudomonadota bacterium, the following are encoded in one genomic region:
- a CDS encoding carboxymuconolactone decarboxylase family protein, whose amino-acid sequence MTTVHLIEYEDANDDVRAVYDDIRATRNTDFINNFWKALAINPQQLKRTWESAKAVMAPGALDPLTKELIYIAVSVANSCEYCIHSHTAAARAKGMSDAQYGELLAVIGMAHHTNGLVSTLQVEVDELFKVRS is encoded by the coding sequence ATGACCACCGTACACCTCATTGAATACGAAGACGCCAACGACGACGTGCGCGCCGTCTATGACGACATCCGCGCCACCCGCAACACCGACTTCATCAACAACTTCTGGAAAGCGCTGGCCATCAACCCGCAGCAGCTCAAGCGCACCTGGGAAAGCGCCAAGGCGGTGATGGCGCCCGGCGCGCTCGACCCCCTGACCAAGGAACTGATCTACATCGCGGTGTCGGTCGCGAATTCCTGCGAGTATTGCATCCACTCCCACACCGCAGCGGCGCGCGCCAAGGGCATGAGCGATGCGCAGTATGGAGAACTGCTGGCCGTGATCGGCATGGCGCATCACACCAACGGACTGGTGTCGACGCTGCAGGTCGAGGTCGACGAGCTGTTCAAAGTGCGGAGCTGA
- a CDS encoding branched-chain amino acid aminotransferase, which produces MSSSIRILDVAERDVVLPEQLGFGRHFSTRMFTQRYNPERGWHDARIDAYAPITLDPAATVYHNGQMIFDGTKAYRRPDGHINLFRPQCNAERFNESARRMGMPSVDAALHVEAMETLVALDHRWVPDREGTALYIRPVMIATEKTLEVRASREYLHYIILSPVAPYFAAGFAPVSVYVSDDYVRAVRGGTGEAKTPGNYAGSIAATEVALAKGYQQVLWLDGVERRYIDEVGAMNIAFVFDGRDIVTPVLTGAILHGVTRRSLLQMAPDLGYTVTERRIAISEVLDGLANGRITEIFGMGTGAVIAPVGHMYFEGRDIQVGDGQPGAVARRLHTELTGLQTGKRPDPYGWTRKITVPAT; this is translated from the coding sequence ATGAGTTCATCCATTCGCATCCTTGACGTCGCCGAGCGCGACGTGGTGCTGCCCGAGCAGCTCGGCTTCGGCCGCCACTTTTCCACGCGCATGTTCACCCAGCGCTACAACCCGGAACGCGGCTGGCACGACGCCCGCATCGACGCCTACGCGCCGATCACGCTCGACCCGGCGGCGACGGTCTACCACAACGGCCAGATGATCTTCGACGGCACCAAGGCCTATCGACGTCCCGACGGTCACATCAACCTGTTCCGCCCGCAATGCAACGCAGAGCGCTTCAACGAGTCGGCGCGGCGCATGGGCATGCCGAGCGTCGATGCGGCCCTGCACGTCGAGGCCATGGAAACCCTGGTGGCGCTCGATCACCGCTGGGTGCCGGACCGCGAAGGCACGGCGCTGTACATCCGCCCGGTGATGATCGCCACGGAGAAGACCCTCGAGGTGCGCGCCAGCCGCGAGTACCTGCACTACATCATCCTGTCGCCGGTCGCGCCCTACTTCGCCGCCGGCTTCGCGCCGGTCTCGGTATACGTGTCCGACGACTACGTGCGCGCCGTGCGTGGCGGCACCGGCGAAGCCAAGACGCCCGGCAACTACGCCGGTTCGATCGCCGCCACCGAAGTGGCGCTGGCCAAGGGCTACCAGCAGGTGTTGTGGCTGGACGGCGTCGAGCGCCGCTACATCGACGAGGTCGGCGCCATGAACATCGCCTTCGTGTTCGACGGCCGTGACATCGTCACGCCGGTCTTGACCGGCGCCATCCTGCATGGCGTGACGCGGCGCTCGCTGCTGCAGATGGCGCCGGACCTCGGCTACACCGTCACGGAGCGCCGCATTGCCATCAGCGAGGTGTTGGACGGGCTCGCCAACGGCCGCATCACCGAGATCTTCGGCATGGGCACCGGCGCCGTCATCGCGCCGGTCGGCCATATGTACTTCGAAGGCCGCGACATCCAGGTGGGCGACGGCCAACCCGGGGCAGTGGCGCGGCGCCTGCACACCGAACTGACCGGTCTGCAGACCGGCAAACGGCCCGATCCCTATGGCTGGACGCGCAAGATCACCGTGCCGGCCACATAA